DNA sequence from the Cucurbita pepo subsp. pepo cultivar mu-cu-16 chromosome LG06, ASM280686v2, whole genome shotgun sequence genome:
ttttttctttcaaaaacaATCCAATCTTGTGAAGTTGGATCTTAtcttttattcaaatattttctacTTCCcgatatttatttcaaataaattaatcattaaaattggttcgacaaataattttaatattttgaaataaatgaaatgagtATAAGCAGCGTGTcgaataaatttagattttgcaTGAGTCATGTTTGGTTGGCGAAGATAGACCCTCGCCTAAGGTTGATGAGTCCATAAAGTCGGGCAAAAAATGTgacaataatttcatttatttggtttttaaaaataaattatttttatccattctaaataaatatttgaatttgtagttttttttttaatttttaaaaaaactataaaatttgtatttgattttgaaaactaGGGAAGTATGGTTTcaatgtttaattaaaaaaacaaattaaatagttatgatgtcataaattttattattttttttaatttaactgtgaatttaaatattttaagatgaaaactatggttttaaaaaaagaaacagacaaaaaaaaggtttaattaaaaaaacaagttaAATAGTTATGatgtcataaattttattatttttttaatttaactgtgaatttaaatattttaagatgaaaactatggtttaaaaaaaagaaacagacaaaaaaaaaggtttaattaaaaaaacaagttaAATACTTATGatgtcataaattttattttatttttaatttaactataaatttaaatattttgagatgaaaaatatggtaaaaaaaaaaaaagaaacagacataaaaaaaaagtttaattaaaaaaacaagttaAATAGTTATGatgtcataattttttttttaatttaactgtaatttaaatattttgagatgaaaaatatggtttaaaaaaaaaagaaacagacaaaaaaaagtttaattaaaaaaacaaattaaatagttatgatgtcataaattttattatttttaatttaactgtaatttaaatattttgagatgaaaaatatggtttaaaaaaaagaaacagacaaaaaaaagtttaattaaaaaaaacaaattaaatagttatgatgtcataattttttttattgaactgtaatttaaatgttttaagatgaaaaatatggttttaaaaaaagaaacagacaaaaaaaagttcaattaaaatagttattatgtcataatttttttttaaatttaactgtgaatttaaatattttaagatgaaaactatggttttaaaaaaagaaacagacaaaaaaaaggtttaattaaaaaaacaagttaAATAGTTATGatgtcataaattttattatttttttaatttaactgtgaatttaaatattttaagatgaaaactatggtttaaaaaaaagaaacagacaaaaaaaagtttaattaaaaaaaacaaattaaatagttatgatgtcataattttttttattgaactgtaatttaaatgttttaagatgaaaaatatggttttaaaaaaagaaacagacaaaaaaaagttcaattaaaatagttattatgtcataatttttttttaaatttaactgtgaatttaaatattttaagatgaaaaatatggtttaaaaaaaaaaggaaacagacaaaaaaaaagtttaattaaaaaaacaaattaaatagttatgaTGTCGtaaattctattattatttttaatttaactgtgaatttaaatattttgagatgaaaaatatggtttaaaaaaaaaagaaacagacaaaaaaaagttaattaaaaaaataaattaaaatagttatgatgtcataaattttattttattttaatttaactgtaatttaaatattttaagatgaaaaatatggtttaaaaaaagaaacagacaaaaaaaaaagttaattaaatagttatgatgtcataaattttattttttttttaatttaacgaatttaaatattttaagatgaaaaatattgttaaaaaaaaagaaaacgacaagaaaaagaaaaattaaagttggaaaattggattaaaaaaaagttgttacAAAAGAAGGAGTGGGCCATCTGTAGGGCCCATCACATGGGGACCCGCAATAGAAACCCTAATGATCTCACTaaatcttcatcatcatcttcttccttcttcttccaccAACACAGTGTTTGAGTTGCAGTTCATTGGAATCTTCCACCAATTTCAGAATCGGTGCCTTCCATTTTCGACGTAGATAATCTCTGAGCCTTTCCTTCTTGTTTAGAATCTCTTGCTCTGTAACGCTATAGACGTTTCTGTTGTGCTCTCGGAGTAGGGCTGGGAGATGGGTTACTCTTTGATTCCGTCTCAATCTCTCACTGCCAACTCCATTTTGTGTCGATCCTCGTCCATTCGTTCTTCTTCCGGTGCGTGTTTGTCCAATCTCAGCTACGCCAGGTGTTTTTCTTACTCCAGCAAATTTGGATCAACTTCGCTCGAGTTTCAGCCATGTGCGGATCGGTTTTCTCCGTTTGGGAAGTTGTATAGGCGAAGCGGTTTGGTTCGATGCGAGAAAAATGGCGAGAAGACGATTAAAGAGAGTAAAGGAGGGAAAATTGGGAAGAGAACTGATTTGAAGAAGATTATGATTCTTGGTGCAGGTCCCATTGTGATTGGGCAGGCTTGTGAGTTTGATTATTCTGGTACTCAAGCTTGTAAGGCGTTGAAAGAAGAGGGATATGAAgttattttgattaattcGAATCCGGCTACGATCATGACAGACCCGGACTTGGCTGATAGAACTTATGTTACTCCGATGACACCAGAGCTTGTTGAGAAAGTGCTTGAGAAGGAGCGGCCTGATGCTCTGTTGCCGACTATGGGCGGGCAGACTGCGTTAAACTTGGCGGTTGCTTTAGCTGAGAGTGGTGCGCTTGAAAAATATGGGATTGAGTTGATTGGAGCGAAGCTTGATGCAATTAAGAAAGCTGAAGATAGGGATTTGTTTAAACAGGCTATGAAGAACATTGGGGTTAAGACACCTCCTTCAGGGATTGCGACTACGCTTGAGGAATGTGTTGAAATTGCTCATGAGATTGGAGAGTTTCCTTTGATCATTAGACCAGCTTTTACATTGGGAGGAACTGGAGGTGGGATTGCTTACAATAGGGAGGAATTTGAGTCTATTTGTAAGGCGGGTTTAGCGGCGAGCCTGACGTCGCAGGTTCTGGTGGAGAAATCATTGCTGGGTTGGAAGGAGTATGAGCTTGAGGTCATGAGAGATCTTGCTGATAACGTGGTGATCATTTGCTCCATTGAGAATATTGATCCTATGGGGGTTCATACTGGGGATTCCATAACTGTGGCACCTGCTCAAACTTTGACTGATAAGGAGTATCAACGGCTGAGGGATTATTCCATTGCTATCATTAGGGAAATTGGCGTTGAATGTGGTGGTTCAAACGTGCAATTTGCTGTCAATCCAGCTGATGGTGAGGTGATGGTGATTGAAATGAACCCGAGAGTTTCAAGGTCCTCTGCTCTGGCTTCCAAGGCTACAGGCTTTCCAATAGCAAAGATGGCTGCTAAATTGTCAGTTGGGTATTCATTGGATCAGATTCCGAATGACATAACAAAGAAAACGCCTGCTAGTTTCGAGCCTTCCATTGATTACGTGGTGACAAAGGTAGGTTTATTTTACTTGAGatttgtttgtcatattttgagttgttttggaattgaaatttatgggATATTGGTTCGTGGATTTGAGCCTATGCATGTAGAACATATTATACTGGAAAGTTTAGCATGGTTGTAGCTTTTGATTCGTTTAACACTTTAACTTTGTTCAAAGTTCATACGCCTGCCTAGTCTTGGAAGATAACTAGTGAgctcttttcttatttagtCAACTGAGGAGTAATCGAGTTCTTGTTTTCCAAATCTATCTTAGTTATTTTGTGTATAAAAAATCCGAATTTGTACGGTCTTACAAGCCCACTgcaagtagatattgtcctttttgggttttcccttgtgggcttccctcaaggttttaaaacgcatatgttaggggagaggtttctacactcttataaagaatgttttgtttccctctccaaccgatgtaggatctcacaatccatccctttcgGGCTCTAGCGTCCTCGTTAACACACTGCTTGGTGTCtacaccctccttcggggttTAGcttccttgttggcacatcgcccggtgtttggctttgataccatttgtaattgcccaagcccatcgctagctgATGCTTTCCCTTCCTGGTTTTCTCTCAGGGTTTTAAGACACGTCTaataggggaaggtttccacactcttataaagaatgttttgttcccctctccaatcgacgtgggatctgatatataaatattgagTATTCCAGAGAAgatttttgcattttcttccttgTGTGTTACCAGTTTCCTTCAAATATTCTTTCTTACAGGAACTTTGTGATCTATAGACGACAATTTGTCCTTGCTATATTTTCTTATCCATTTTTAGAAAGTTTGATGTACGTATATGATTAATGCAGCATTGCCATATCTTCCTGTTAGCTTACTTAATGACAGTTGATACTTTACACatgttttcatcttcattaCTAGTGACCCTGCTTTCTCCCCACATCTGTCTCCCACGTCTttatctctcttcttccttatAGTAAGTTGTTTCtgcatgtttttttgttgcagATTCCCAGATTTGCTTTCGAAAAGTTCCCAGGTTCTCAACCAATATTGACTACTCAGATGAAATCAGTTGGTGAAGCTATGGCTCTTGGCCGCACTTTCCAAGAGTCCTTTCAAAAAGCTGTAAGATCATTGGAATGTGGCTACTCTGGATGGGGTTGTGAACCCATTAAACAActtgattgggattgggaaCAATTGAAGTATAGCCTCCGAGTTCCTAATCCCGATCGCATTCATACTGTATATGCTGCAAtgaagaagggaatgaaagTGGATGATATTCACGAGCTGAGTTACATTGACAAGTGGTTTCTTACTCAGTTAAAGGAGTTGGTGGATGTGGAGCAATACCTCTTGGCTCAAAGCTTGTCTAATTTGACAAAGGAAGATTTCTATGAAGTGAAAAGAAGAGGTTTCAGTGATAAGCAGATAGCATTTGCCACTAAATCAACTGAGAAGGAGGTGCGCTCTAAGAGAATATCTCTGGGTGTCCTCCCAGCTTATAAACGGGTGGATACATGTGCTGCAGAATTTGAGGCAAACACCCCTTACATGTATTCTTCTTATGATTTTGAGTGTGAATCAGCCccaactcaaaagaaaaaggtctTGATCTTGGGTGGTGGCCCGAACCGTATTGGTCAGGGTATTGAATTTGACTACTGTTGCTGCCATACTTCATTTGCTCTGCAGGTTTGTGTTCCTTTTTCCAGTATTTCCTGGTCGTTagttgtaacaacccaagtccaccgctagtaaatattgtcctcttttaagctcaaagaggacaatatctgctagcggtgggcttgggctgttacaaatggtatcaaagtcagacatcgagcggtgtgccagcgaggatgttgggcccccaagaggggtggattgtgagatcccatatctgttggagaaaggaacgaaacattccttataagtgtgtggaaacctctcgtTAGTAGATGCGTattaaaacattgaggggaagcccaaagaggacaatatttgctagcggtgggcttgggctgttacaaatggtatcaaagccagacaccgagcggtgtgccaacaaggatgctgggcccccaaggggggtggactgtgagatctcacatcaattggagaggggaatgaaatattccttataagtgtgtggaaacctctccctagtagacacgttacTTTGAGTAACACTTTTAGCACTGTGCTGCATATCATACTTTTTATCATGTACGATGGATGGTTATTATTTATCCTAGCTTGTTACTTTAAATTTGCACTCAACTTCTTGGTTTTGCAGGATGCTGGATATGAGACAATCATGATGAACTCAAATCCCGAAACAGTGTCGACAGATTACGATACAAGTGATCGGCTGTACTTCGAACCCTTGACAGTTGAAGATGTTTTTAACATTATTGCTTTGGAACGTCCAGACGGCATCATTGTGCAATTTGGAGGCCAAACGCCATTGAAATTGGCTCTCCCCATACAGCGGTTTTTAGATGAGAACAAGCTCAAATGTGCCAGTGGTGATGGCTATGTTCGCATATGGGGAACTTCTCCCGACTCCATAGATGCGGCCGAAGACAGAGAAAGGTTCAATGCGATCCTTAACGAGTTAAAGATAGAACAACCAAGAGGGGGCATTGCCAAGAGTGAAGCTGATGCACTCTCCATTGCTAAGGATATAGGTTATCCAGTTGTTGTCCGACCGTCTTATGTTCTAGGTGGTAGGGCAATGGAAATTGTGTACAGTGACGACAAACTCGTTACTTACCTTGAAAATGCTGTGGAAGTGGATCCCGAACGTCCCGTATTAGTCGACAAATATCTATCTGATGCTATTGAAATCGATATCGATGCATTAGCTGATTCACATGGGAATGTGACAATTGGTGGGATAATGGAGCATATTGAGTTGGCTGGCGTCCATTCGGGCGACTCTGCTTGTTCACTCCCAACGAAAACAATCCCATCGTCTTGCCTCGACACCATCAGGAACTGGACAACAAAATTGGCCAAGAGGCTAAATGTCTGTGGGCTTATGAACTGTCAGTATGCAATCACCATGGCAGGGGAGGTTTTCTTGCTCGAAGCAAATCCACGCGCTTCCCGTACCGTCCCATTTGTATCTAAAGCAATCGGGCACCCATTGGCCAAGTATGCTTCCCTTGTGATGTCTGGGAAGTCTCTATATGAGCTTGGCTTCACCAAAGAGGTAATCCCAAAACACGTGTCGGTGAAGGAAGCCGTCCTTCCTTTTGAGAAGTTTCAAGGCAGCGATGTGATATTAGGACCTGAAATGAGGAGCACGGGTGAGGTTATGGGTCTTGATTTCCAGTTTCCTATTGCATTTGCAAAAGCTCAAATAGCTGCTGGGAATAAACTACCACTTTCTGGAAGTCTGTTCCTCAGTTTGAACGACTTAACAAAGCCCCACCTCTCCAAAATAGCCAAGGCATTCTTAGAGCTCGGATTCAGCATCATCGCAACTTCTGGAACCGCCCACGTTCTCGAATCAGAAGACATTCCCGTCGAGCGAGTGCTGAAGCTGCACGAGGGGCGACCTCACGCCGGTGACATACTTGCTAATGGACAGATTCAGCTGATGATTATCACTAGTTCTGGCGATGATCTCGATCAGATCGATGGACGTCATTTGAGGCGAATGGCTCTTGCATACAAAGTCCCTATAATAACGACAGTGGCTGGAGCATTGGCAACTGCAGAAGCCATAAAGAGCCTCAAAACGAGCTCGGTTTCGATGATTCCTCTTCAGGACTACTTCGTCGAGACTAAAAGCGGGAGTCGAACGGAGGACTTGCAGTCGGCTTCAATATGATTCTGCTGTATATAGTAAGTGTTTATAATGCTTCAATTACAAGTTCTAACCCATAAATTATTAGTTATTCATTATGGTTTCGCCTTCTGTTCTTCCCAGGCTCTCTCAAAGTTCGGCTTTGCTAGTCCTTATAATTTGTTCTTACCGTAGCAAATTTTAGACTGGAAGACGGCTGTTTTGGTATGGACTTGGAACTTGTATAATTTGTTGACTTTTTTGATCTGCTAATAATATATTCCATAGATGAAATTAGAGCGGGTTGTGAGTTGGGTCGGATTGAGTCGAGATATTTTTTAGGTCCAACCCAGTTGTTCgggttttaattttgtcaaCCAAAATAGCCTTCTTAAATAATATACCCAATCTAATTATAATATCttgggttggattggttcGAGTTATTCTTCATTTACCCGTTGCAGCTATTGTCGGTTGATCGTCGATCACAATTCCCTGCTTTGACCTACTAATTTTGATTGACACTTACTCTTCATCGTTGTCCCTTCATacgaggggaagtccaaaaaggaaaatccatagatgacaatatttactagtggtgggcttgagtcgttaaaatggtatcagagctagacatcgggcaaTGAGTCAGCAAGGAAACTAAGTCcggaagggaggtggacacgaatcagtgtgccaacaaagacgttgggccctaaagggaggtggattgtgaaatcttacctcggttgggaggagaacaaaacattctttataaggtcccacatcgattggagaagggaacgagtgccaattAGGACGTCGACGCCAAAAGTAGTGgtggtgagatcccatatcattTGGGAGGAGGAcggaacatttttttataagggtgtcgaaacttatccctaatagacacgttttaaaaaccttgagtggaagccgAAAAGGGGAAGCtgaaaaggtaaaaaagacaatatctactgataaactaaattttttagtcTCTGTCACatgttttttaaacaaattgttatttaaaaggtatttttttttagtgatttaataattctactttgtaaattaattattaagcattcaaaaaaatcacattaaattataagaaaattacttttagaattatggaaaccttaaaaaacgatttttattttcaaataaataatttataattaaatcacTTTTCTCATTCCAAATATGctttaaaatgattttctttaaatttaaaataatattcaaactcatttgactattcaattaaaataattatttgaaattagacccatttatttataacataaataaatgtttttttttagtttaataatatatgaacgaaaatttaaatttctaatattttagttgaaaaCATTGAAATTCCAATCatattttgaattgaattttttttttaattaaaactatataatatgttATATCAACTATTAGATTTTTCAACGTTTTGTTCCCTCCCTAATAATGTTCGAAGATTTTACTTTTTTGCCCTTATCGCTATATATTTCCATGTGCAAATGTACTTGATGTTGGAATTAGAAAGTCGGAGTGTTCGTGAATTGTGTTGGGTTAAATCGAGctgagacattttttaaaccgAACCCAACTCTTCAGGTTGTAAAGTTTTCAACTCGAACAACCCtgattaaataatgaactcaaAATAGACACTTTGAACGTTCATaggtacaaaattaaaaggcgGAGAGTATTTTGAAAGTAACGAAGACACAAAATTGTGATAAATCCTTTACGTTCACGAACGGTCCTATTAGAGAGggacgaagtattctttaaagaggtgtggaaacctctccctattagacgcgttttaaaatcgtgaggctgacgatgatgcgtaacaggtcaaagcagacaatatctgcttgcaGTGGAATTCAACTGTTATATATGAAATCAGAGCTAGATATCGAGCTGTGTGTTAACGAGGACGTTGTACTCCCATGTacatgaaaacctctccctagcatacgcgttttaaaactgtaaagctgacggcgatatgtaacgggctaaaatggacaatatctactaacattAGGCTTGGGCAGTTACAGAAACCGTAAagttcttataaaaataaaacacatcATACAACCTTAATGAACATTAATCAATCACTGGGCCCTCCATATATAAAGTAGGCAACCCAACACCACAAGCAAAGGAAAGACGAACACCTCGTTCCCCACACGAAAGACTTTTAACTTCTTTCACTTTCTcgggaaaatgatttagggtTCGTTTGTAATTATCTTCAAATATTCgtaaacattttctttttctttaaaaaattatttcaaactGAAAAAAATCTCGTTTTACTGAAATTGTACGTGTCAAAAATATAAACGAAGGATCGAGAAGAACCGTaccaattttcaataattgaacGGCTCAatcctaattttaaattctagaTCTCGAGATCATTAGGTTATACGTAAAATGGAATGAAAAGTATAATAAAAGTAAGAGCTACGTTATTGTGACAcctaaaacataatgataatATAAGGACTTGATGGTTACATGTTGGGTATATAATGGCGCCCTACCAACTATAGTAATGATAGAAGAGGGTAGCTCAATCGTTTGTTCTGATATGTGAATGCATGCATTCCACGTCAATGATGATCGATAAATTGTATGGATTAAAGTCGGGATATAAACTATCAAATCGAACATAGTTCAGTGAATCAACTAATATGTCCACACCGCTCGGGatttggctctaatatcatttgtaacagcccaagttcactgttagtagatattgtcgtctttAGGTTTTTTCTTCCGAGCGGCTTGAGTGCCACcatccttactgacacacttCTCGAaatctgactctgataccatttgtagcagcCCCATCTCacggctagcagatattgtcttctttaggttttttctttcgagcgACTTGAGTGCCttgcgtccttactggcacacttcTCGAAATCTGGCTTggatgccatttgtaacagcccaagcccaccgctagcagatattatcatctttaggtttttttctttcgggcgGCTTCATTACCTACCGTCCTTACCGACACACTTCTCGAaatctgactctgataccatttgtagcagctccagctcaccgctagcagatattgttctctttaggttttttctTCTGGACGGCTTGAGTGCCTTgtgtccttactagcacactgcTCGAAATCTGGCTcggataccatttgtaacagtctcagcccaccgctagcagatattgttctctttaggttttttctTCCAGGCGGCTTGAGTGCCTaccgtccttactggcacatttCTCGAaatctgactctgataccatttgtagcagccccaacccaccgctagcagatattgttctctttagcttttttctttcgagcGGCTTGAGTGTCtagcatccttgttggcacgcTGTTCGAAacctgactctgataccatttgtaaaagccccagcccaccgctagcagatattgtcctctttaaattttttcttccgAGCAACTTGAGTGTCTTGTgcccttactggcacacttcTCGAAATCTAGCTcgaatactatttgtaacagtctaagctcaccgctagcagatattgtcttcttcaGGTTTTTTCTTCCGGGCGGCTTGAGTGCCTGGCAActtcaatatattatttggagTTGATAAATTTTAACTAATGTTTACAATTACTTGATagtaatattttatgttatttactctttatataaaatttattattattatttaattaattattatttttatttaatattatattatactaAATTGATTATTTGTCAATATGTAtaatgtaatattaaaaagttttaaacaaaattttaatttatttactgtCTTGtcttttagtttaatttgatAATGAATTTATCTTCAAATTCTACTGACCGTCACAGTCATACATCTTCAATCATGCAGTATCGTGATTTTCATACGCTCACGACAAGTTTTAAGGATTCAAGTCCCATTCACATTTTCTTGTCCGGTTTTGTGGCTTTGTTAGATTGTCAGCGAGGTTTGTCTTTGCCAACCGAACACAACTCGTGCAGAATCCATGCTTGATCGACCACACACATCATTcgtgcgtgcatgttcaatcgtgtGCAATACAATCACGTCACATCTCATTGTCATCTCGGTTCCCAACAACACAATCCATGCATCATGATACCATCCCATATCTCAAAAAAACATCAACCATCTAGGTTTGCTTGAACACATCTGTTGGGAATTGACCCACGTGTAGATCATTTCATTGGGAcatcccgaacatccatccatccaggTGCTCTCGAGTATCAGACTCTCCCGTGTCCATGCTACGAAACCATTTACGACATACGTTTCAGATAGTGGTGCATAATCCAACTTCTGATACATGAGTTGGAGCGCAATACCGACAATGTCGTCTAGTACTATCCTTGAAATaccctttttaaaaaagaagtcGTCTGAGACATTCGTCCACGTTGTGACACACATCTGTGCCACAAGTTAGCTCCCTTAGGTCTCGAACCCAAAAgtgttttagttttttttttttttaattaatatgtaaagagttaaaataaattaaaattttatattatccCATACTATTTTTAGTAcaatgtaataatattttttaatactatAAGAAACCATTTCATTAATTAGAatctttataatatatatatatatatatatatatatgtatttaacTAACCTTATCTCTCATTTATAccttatattaataactaaaatctcatcaaTTTCGAACATCGAACATTCACAAGTAATAAATAATCACTAACAATAGATACAAATGACAAATATTGAAAGTACGGTAaggttgtaaccctattttcgagttggtcgAGTTAAtccgacaaaaaaaaaaaaaaaaaaNNNNNNNNNNNNNNNNNNNNNNNNNNNNNNNNNNNNNNNNNNNNNNNNNNNNNNNNNNNNNttttttttttttttttttttttttttttttttttttttttttttttgaactttcccaTTGCCTTTCTACCATTGTATACTTGTCTTAAATGGTTGCTTAACTTCTTGTATTCATAAACGTTAATTTTTCTGATGGAAATTCTAATATACCTATTAATCCTAACAACTATTTGGAACTTGAGTGATTTTTTTCTACCTCTGCTGCCTCTTGTCTTCGTTTGTTTTCTTAGTTTCTGTAGCCTATACAGTTTATGAACCTCCTTTCTTAGCGTTTGGTGCAATATTACATATTGGTATTGCTCTGCGGTATTGGGGCTcgcaattttatgtttttctacttttgaccaaatttctttatgaaggatatttttttcacTGACTCAGAAGTAAAAAACACCTTGTTGTGTGTCCATTGTGTGGTGACGGCTNaaaaaaaaaaaaaaaaaaaaaaaaaaaaaaaaaactgcaaaCCAACTCgaatttttcgatttttctaaaattcaatccaatccaaatcGTAAAAAATCTAACTCGGGTCGAATTGatccaacaaaaaagaaaaaaaaaatcaacccaCAAATC
Encoded proteins:
- the LOC111796811 gene encoding carbamoyl-phosphate synthase large chain, chloroplastic-like, whose amino-acid sequence is MGYSLIPSQSLTANSILCRSSSIRSSSGACLSNLSYARCFSYSSKFGSTSLEFQPCADRFSPFGKLYRRSGLVRCEKNGEKTIKESKGGKIGKRTDLKKIMILGAGPIVIGQACEFDYSGTQACKALKEEGYEVILINSNPATIMTDPDLADRTYVTPMTPELVEKVLEKERPDALLPTMGGQTALNLAVALAESGALEKYGIELIGAKLDAIKKAEDRDLFKQAMKNIGVKTPPSGIATTLEECVEIAHEIGEFPLIIRPAFTLGGTGGGIAYNREEFESICKAGLAASLTSQVLVEKSLLGWKEYELEVMRDLADNVVIICSIENIDPMGVHTGDSITVAPAQTLTDKEYQRLRDYSIAIIREIGVECGGSNVQFAVNPADGEVMVIEMNPRVSRSSALASKATGFPIAKMAAKLSVGYSLDQIPNDITKKTPASFEPSIDYVVTKIPRFAFEKFPGSQPILTTQMKSVGEAMALGRTFQESFQKAVRSLECGYSGWGCEPIKQLDWDWEQLKYSLRVPNPDRIHTVYAAMKKGMKVDDIHELSYIDKWFLTQLKELVDVEQYLLAQSLSNLTKEDFYEVKRRGFSDKQIAFATKSTEKEVRSKRISLGVLPAYKRVDTCAAEFEANTPYMYSSYDFECESAPTQKKKVLILGGGPNRIGQGIEFDYCCCHTSFALQDAGYETIMMNSNPETVSTDYDTSDRLYFEPLTVEDVFNIIALERPDGIIVQFGGQTPLKLALPIQRFLDENKLKCASGDGYVRIWGTSPDSIDAAEDRERFNAILNELKIEQPRGGIAKSEADALSIAKDIGYPVVVRPSYVLGGRAMEIVYSDDKLVTYLENAVEVDPERPVLVDKYLSDAIEIDIDALADSHGNVTIGGIMEHIELAGVHSGDSACSLPTKTIPSSCLDTIRNWTTKLAKRLNVCGLMNCQYAITMAGEVFLLEANPRASRTVPFVSKAIGHPLAKYASLVMSGKSLYELGFTKEVIPKHVSVKEAVLPFEKFQGSDVILGPEMRSTGEVMGLDFQFPIAFAKAQIAAGNKLPLSGSLFLSLNDLTKPHLSKIAKAFLELGFSIIATSGTAHVLESEDIPVERVLKLHEGRPHAGDILANGQIQLMIITSSGDDLDQIDGRHLRRMALAYKVPIITTVAGALATAEAIKSLKTSSVSMIPLQDYFVETKSGSRTEDLQSASI